The nucleotide sequence GAATATTATAAAAATATCATGCTTAAAATTCCACAAAATCAATCTTTGGGGAAAACTAAAGCGGTTTTAAATAAGATATTAATCAGTTTTAATTCGATAGGCGCGTATCGCAGTGTACGGGTAATCGTAAATGTAGATCCTGTTTAAAGTTTCTAGAAATTATTATAAATATAAGGAAAGTTCTAGGCTTTGGTAGCTGCTAAAGCTTCTACAAGATTATTTTTCTTATGTCGGCTTAAAGGCAACTTCTCCCCAGATATCTCTATGGTTTTACTATTATATCGTTCTACTTTTTCTAAATTCACAATATAAGATTTGTGAGTTCGTAGAAATTTTTCTGAAGGTAATTCTTGCTCAAAAGATTTCATTGTAGCCAATACTACAAAATTGTCTTCTTCAGTAACAAATTTTACATAGTCCCCAAGAGCCTGAATATACTTTAAGCGATTTAAAAAGACCTTGCGATTTTTTAAATTACTTTTTACAAAGATAAAATCTTCATCTTCGGGAAGTACAGCCTGCGTTTTAAGCTTGTACATGTTTAACGCCTTAGTTGTAGCATTATTAAAGCGTTCTTTGCTTACTGGTTTTTGTAAATAATCTACGGCACTATAATCAAAAGCTTTATAGGCGTATTTCGTTTTACCGGTAACAAAAACAATTTGCGGTTTGTTAGGAAGATCATCTAGAAGTTCGAATCCCGACAAAATTGGCATTTCTATATCCAAAAATATAAGATCTATCTCATTATCTAATAGACCATTCTTAGTTTCGATAGCATTATTGTATTCCGCTACCAAAGTAAGGTTGGGATGATCCTTTATCATTTTGACAATAGATAGTCTTTGAAGACTTGAATCATCTACCACTGCACATTTTAACAAAATATCTTCCACAGCTCTTTGTTAATTTTACTTTTAACAATAATATGCATTAAAATTGATATAGACAAGATTGGCTTGAATTTCATCGATAAAACGCCTATTTTCAACTAGTGAAATTTTGCTTGTGAAATACAAAAAATAGTTCTATTTTTGCAGCCAATTTTATTAAAATATATTTTTTATGAATCATTATGAAACTGTTTTCATCTTGAATCCCGTTTTATCTGATGAGCAGATAAAGGAAACAGTTAAGAAATACGAAGAATTTCTTGTTTCTAAAGGAGCTGAGATGGTATCAAAGGAGAATTGGGGGCTAAAAAAATTAGCTTACGCAATTCAGCACAAAAAAAGTGGTTTTTATCACTTATTTGAATTTAAAGCACCAGGAGAGGCTATCGAGCCTTTAGAACTTGCTTTTAGAAGAGATGAGCGTATGATGCGTTATTTAACTGTGAAGTTAGATAAGCATGCTATTGCCTGGGCTGAGAAAAGAAGAAAAAGAATCCAAGAAAAAGCGTAAGTATGGCTACATCTATTGAACAACAAGCAAAAGGAAAAAAAGATGGTGAGATTAGATATCTTACTCCTCTTAATATAGAAACTACCAAAACTAAAAAGTACTGTAGATTTAAAAGATCGGGTATTAAATACATCGATTATAAAGATCCAAACTTTTTAATGAGTTTTGTAAACGAACAAGGAAAATTACTTCCTCGTCGTTTAACAGGTACTTCTTTAAAATACCAAAGAAAAGTGGCTGTTGCTGTTAAACGTGCACGTCATTTAGCATTAATGCCATACGTTGGTGATTTATTAAAATAAAAAGAAGCAATTATGGAATTGATACTTAAAAAAGACGTAGATAATTTAGGATTTAAAGACGATTTAGTAGCTGTAAAAAACGGTTATGGTCGTAACTTTTTAATCCCACAAGGCTTCGCAGAATTAGCAACTCCATCAGCTAAGAAAGTTTTAGCTGAAACTCTTAAACAAAGAGCTTACAAAGAGCAAAAGCATATCGACGAAGCTAAGAAACAAGCTGAGAAACTTAACGGTGTTGATATCAAAATCACTGCAAAATCTGGTGCTGGAGACAAATTATTTGGATCTATCACTAACGCAGATTTAGCTGATGCTTTAGCTAAAGAAGGTGTTGAAATCGAAAAGAAATACATCAGTATTGCTGGTGGAAATATTAAAAGATTAGGACAGTACGATGCTACATTACGTTTCCATCGTGAGGTAATTTCTACATTATCATTTGATGTTGTAGGAGAAGCTTAAGAAACCTATATAATTTTTAAAAAGCCTACTCTGTGAGTGGGCTTTTTTTATAATTAATTTTTTATCATGAAATACGCAAGACTTACAAAAGAGCAGCTAGAAGAAATGCATCAGGAATTTATAAATTTTCTAGCCACGCAATCTATTACTGCGGAAGAGTGGACAGATATTAAAACAAACAAGCCTGATGTAGCCGAAAAGGAAATTGATGTTTTTAGTGACCTTATTTGGGAAGGCGTTTTAAATAAAGTTGAGTTTTTAGAGCATTTTTCTAAGCAGCAACTGTTTTTGTTTCAAATAACTACAGCAACCATTAATTTAATAGCTGTCAAAATTGAAAATGAAGCGATTGATATTACCACTCGTGAAGGTTACAATTGGCTTAGAGCGAACTTAATGGATGATGCTGTAAACATTTATACATCAACTAAAGCGATGAGTGATGATCGTAATAAGGATATTTTCGCATTAATAAAACAAGGCGCGAGTATAACCAAAGGTGAGTTATACCAATATTTCGCTGGTATCGTAAAAGGTTAATTTTGATTTTTTTGGAAAATATTGCAGGTGATGTCAAGCCTAAATATGGCTTGGCTAAACTTTGTATTTAATTTTTTAAACTGAAAAGCAGAAAAAAGCCTTTCAATTGAATTTTAATGATTATGAACTATACTAGCGCCTATACCTATATTTTATCATATAGAAACGCAAGTGTGTATTTTAATAATTCATAAGCTCCAATACCCATCGCAGTTCCCAGTAGTATCCAGTAAATTCTCTGCTTTTTATCAATCTGGACAGCATGCTTTTCAATATTCATGTCATTTTTGATTAGTTCTAACTGGATTTCTTTTTTGCGCAATTGATCGTATTTAGATCTCAAAATAAATGTTCCTGAATTTAGCCTAAGTTGATGTCGGCATCCAGAAATAGTAAATTTCTTAGAAACATTCTTTTCATTTACTAAAACACTTTCAATTCCGAAAACTGAATTTGTAAATTTAATGATCTGATTTTTAATTTCTATTTCAGCGTAGGTTATATTGTAAATTATAAATTCAATATTAGCTTATTCATTTTTAAGAAAAATTGTGTTTTCTTCCGAAGAAGATATTTAATTTAAAGCTTACTCGTATCTAAGCGATTCAATAGGATCTTGCTTAGAGGCTTTAATAGCCGGATAGAGGCCAGAAACCAAAGCTGTGAATAAAGTCACTACAACAGCCCAAAACATGGCTAACCACGGCGTTGTGAAGTCGAATCCAACACCGGCTGAAACTGCCATTCCAATTAATATTCCTAAGATTATACCTAAAATTCCACCAAACTGACCAATAATTAAAGTCTCCATGAAGAATTGGGCAGCTATGGTGTTTTTCTTCGCGCCAAGTGCTTTACGAACGCCTATTTCTCGGGTTCTTTCAGTCACACTTACCAACATAATATTCATTAGCGCAATCGAAGATCCAAAAATGGTGACCAGACTAATAATCCAGGCTGCCATGTTTAAATAGCCAGACATTTCTGCAATTTCATTTAGTAAGCTATCACTTCTTTCAAGGCCAAAATTATTCGGTTCGATTGGATTTAATTTTCTAATATTTCTAAAAGTTAAGATTGCTTCATCCTGCGCAGCATTTAAAGCGTCTTTGTTTTCAACCTTAATACTCAGATTGTAATTAATGCCGGGATTGGTAAAAATAGATCGTGCATGCTGTATTGGGATTAAAACCCTCAAATCTTCGTTATTACCAAATGTGGATCCTTTAGACTCTAAAATACCTACAACTTTAAATTTAGCGCCTCTTACACTTATGGTTTTATCGATAGGATTAGCCCCGTTAAAAAGTCCGTTATCATTAGCGAAATCTGCTCCTATAATCGCAACATTGCTATTATTCTGAATATCGAAATAATTAAATTCCCGGCCTTTTTCGACATTGAGACCAGAATTTGTTATATAATTTTCGTTAACTCCGAGTACATTTATTTCAGGATCTGTTTTTTCGTTTTCCCATTTAATTTCTGCCGCAGCAGTTCCGGTGAAGCTAATCGCAGTGGTGGTTAGCGGAAATTGGTAATTATCTTTAAAGGTTTTTACCTCTCTAAAGGTAATCACGGGGTTTACTTTATTTACTTCATCACCACGTTGTGAGGTATATTCGTATCGCTGAATATTAAAAGTATTGGCGCCCATAGAGGCAAAATTTCCACTAATAGTATTTTCTAAAGCACCAACAGCACTAAGAATTCCTACCAAAGCGGTAATCCCAATAGCAATAATTAGCACAGTAAGAATGGTTCTTAAAAGCTGACCTTTAATCGAATCGAAAGCGATACTAATGTTCTCGCGTAGGAGTGTAAACATATTATGAAATTTCAAACACTACAGGTTAGACTTCAA is from Zunongwangia endophytica and encodes:
- the rplI gene encoding 50S ribosomal protein L9, translated to MELILKKDVDNLGFKDDLVAVKNGYGRNFLIPQGFAELATPSAKKVLAETLKQRAYKEQKHIDEAKKQAEKLNGVDIKITAKSGAGDKLFGSITNADLADALAKEGVEIEKKYISIAGGNIKRLGQYDATLRFHREVISTLSFDVVGEA
- a CDS encoding LytR/AlgR family response regulator transcription factor, whose product is MEDILLKCAVVDDSSLQRLSIVKMIKDHPNLTLVAEYNNAIETKNGLLDNEIDLIFLDIEMPILSGFELLDDLPNKPQIVFVTGKTKYAYKAFDYSAVDYLQKPVSKERFNNATTKALNMYKLKTQAVLPEDEDFIFVKSNLKNRKVFLNRLKYIQALGDYVKFVTEEDNFVVLATMKSFEQELPSEKFLRTHKSYIVNLEKVERYNSKTIEISGEKLPLSRHKKNNLVEALAATKA
- the rpsF gene encoding 30S ribosomal protein S6 yields the protein MNHYETVFILNPVLSDEQIKETVKKYEEFLVSKGAEMVSKENWGLKKLAYAIQHKKSGFYHLFEFKAPGEAIEPLELAFRRDERMMRYLTVKLDKHAIAWAEKRRKRIQEKA
- the rpsR gene encoding 30S ribosomal protein S18 — its product is MATSIEQQAKGKKDGEIRYLTPLNIETTKTKKYCRFKRSGIKYIDYKDPNFLMSFVNEQGKLLPRRLTGTSLKYQRKVAVAVKRARHLALMPYVGDLLK
- a CDS encoding ABC transporter permease, which produces MFTLLRENISIAFDSIKGQLLRTILTVLIIAIGITALVGILSAVGALENTISGNFASMGANTFNIQRYEYTSQRGDEVNKVNPVITFREVKTFKDNYQFPLTTTAISFTGTAAAEIKWENEKTDPEINVLGVNENYITNSGLNVEKGREFNYFDIQNNSNVAIIGADFANDNGLFNGANPIDKTISVRGAKFKVVGILESKGSTFGNNEDLRVLIPIQHARSIFTNPGINYNLSIKVENKDALNAAQDEAILTFRNIRKLNPIEPNNFGLERSDSLLNEIAEMSGYLNMAAWIISLVTIFGSSIALMNIMLVSVTERTREIGVRKALGAKKNTIAAQFFMETLIIGQFGGILGIILGILIGMAVSAGVGFDFTTPWLAMFWAVVVTLFTALVSGLYPAIKASKQDPIESLRYE
- a CDS encoding DUF6495 family protein, coding for MKYARLTKEQLEEMHQEFINFLATQSITAEEWTDIKTNKPDVAEKEIDVFSDLIWEGVLNKVEFLEHFSKQQLFLFQITTATINLIAVKIENEAIDITTREGYNWLRANLMDDAVNIYTSTKAMSDDRNKDIFALIKQGASITKGELYQYFAGIVKG